In Pseudomonas saudiphocaensis, one DNA window encodes the following:
- a CDS encoding HDOD domain-containing protein: protein MTTNSLPRTLPAWIKALDAVVLPAFADVHAQVLHALHDSSLSMGQIAELIKQSPVMALTVIRDANRHAASPAESLEVALSRIGLKRAEALFALIPPTQTCDIEPALRQIILISRHASQQANGLFAARLARLWQEIHWSSLLFLSPIWTLVAAHPQLLSIWEQRVLVRHEPVAVVEREVLGVSLPELCAALAAHWGLPEWIAMGYRMLNGNRRMLIKALHIARDNENPLHQQQMLDADPPLRRWLTLPSNTILLANGLALSAHHSWHDIHCLRWQWLTGLYLQVPLDQLQQMVHQQAVTSAREIGPTDLWHPAQGLLWPSGSRFQVAQKAPLPNAEALAAWRTHCRELLSERSPYDNVLQLTATACKALASAGMQRVLLMVLDRKQHRLLAQQASGLGSAAARLILQPEQSQVLSRLLDKPTLLRLTPDNAEEALTGLPEALKSLFPSAHLLLRSIGLGNRVFMLVVADQNNTELNETNLQAFGKTVQCIERALVTFSKRGK from the coding sequence ATGACAACAAACTCACTTCCGCGCACCTTGCCCGCCTGGATCAAGGCGCTGGACGCTGTGGTGCTGCCGGCCTTTGCCGATGTGCACGCCCAGGTCTTGCACGCCTTGCATGACAGCAGCCTGTCCATGGGCCAGATCGCCGAGCTGATCAAGCAAAGCCCGGTCATGGCCCTTACGGTGATTCGTGACGCCAACCGTCACGCTGCCAGCCCTGCAGAAAGCCTGGAAGTGGCGCTCAGCCGTATCGGCCTCAAGCGCGCCGAAGCCCTGTTTGCACTTATTCCGCCAACCCAGACATGCGACATCGAACCCGCGCTGCGGCAAATCATCCTGATCAGCCGCCACGCCAGCCAGCAGGCCAACGGCCTGTTTGCCGCGCGTCTGGCGCGGCTCTGGCAGGAAATCCACTGGAGCAGCCTGCTGTTCCTTTCGCCGATCTGGACACTGGTCGCAGCCCATCCACAGCTGCTGTCCATCTGGGAGCAGCGGGTGCTGGTCAGGCACGAACCCGTGGCGGTGGTGGAACGAGAGGTGCTTGGTGTGTCGCTGCCGGAGCTCTGTGCTGCGCTGGCCGCTCACTGGGGCCTACCCGAATGGATCGCCATGGGTTACCGGATGCTCAACGGCAACCGCCGTATGCTGATCAAGGCCCTGCATATCGCCCGCGACAATGAAAACCCTCTGCATCAGCAGCAGATGCTGGATGCCGATCCACCCCTGCGCCGCTGGCTCACCCTGCCGAGCAATACCATTTTGCTGGCCAACGGTTTGGCGTTGTCCGCGCACCATAGCTGGCACGACATCCACTGCCTGCGCTGGCAATGGCTGACCGGGCTCTACCTGCAGGTACCCCTCGACCAGCTGCAACAGATGGTGCACCAACAAGCCGTCACCAGCGCCCGGGAAATAGGCCCCACGGATCTCTGGCATCCCGCCCAGGGGCTTCTCTGGCCCAGCGGAAGCCGTTTTCAGGTGGCTCAAAAGGCTCCACTGCCCAACGCCGAAGCCCTGGCCGCCTGGCGAACGCACTGTCGCGAGCTATTGAGCGAGCGCAGTCCTTACGACAACGTGCTGCAACTGACTGCAACCGCTTGCAAAGCCTTGGCCAGTGCCGGGATGCAACGGGTGCTGCTGATGGTCCTCGACCGCAAACAGCATCGCCTGCTCGCCCAGCAAGCCAGCGGCCTTGGGTCCGCGGCGGCCCGCCTGATTCTGCAACCTGAGCAGAGCCAGGTGCTGTCCAGACTGCTCGACAAGCCGACCCTGCTGCGCCTGACACCGGATAACGCAGAGGAGGCTTTAACCGGGCTTCCGGAGGCGCTGAAAAGCCTGTTCCCCAGCGCGCACCTGCTACTGCGCTCGATCGGCCTCGGTAACCGGGTCTTTATGCTGGTAGTGGCCGACCAGAACAACACTGAACTCAATGAAACCAACCTGCAGGCTTTCGGTAAAACCGTGCAATGCATCGAGCGCGCACTAGTGACGTTCAGCAAGCGCGGGAAGTGA
- a CDS encoding NAD(P)-dependent alcohol dehydrogenase, translating to MSMMKAAVFVEAGRIELADKPIPQPGPNDALVRITTTTICGTDVHILKGEYPVAKGLTIGHEPVGIIEKLGSNVKGYEEGQRVIAGAICPDFSSYASQDGVSSQADGCSCHGYKPMGGWRFGNTIDGTQAEYVLVPDAQANLAPVPDALTDEQVLMCPDIMSTGFGGAEKADIKIGDIVAIFAQGPIGLCATAGAKLRGASCIIVVDGVDSRLEIARQMGADVTLNFRNVDVVEEILKITGGRGVDAAIEALGTQLTFEQSLRVLKPGGTLSSLGVYSQDLSIPLGSFLAGLGDHKIITSLCPGGKERMRRLLNVVASGRVDLAPLVTHEYKLDAIVDAYDLFANQRDGVLKIAIKP from the coding sequence ATGTCCATGATGAAAGCCGCCGTATTCGTCGAGGCGGGCCGCATCGAGCTTGCCGACAAACCCATCCCCCAGCCAGGCCCCAACGACGCCCTGGTGCGCATCACCACGACGACCATTTGCGGCACCGATGTGCACATCCTCAAGGGCGAATACCCGGTGGCGAAGGGGCTGACCATTGGTCACGAGCCGGTGGGCATCATCGAAAAGCTCGGCAGCAACGTAAAGGGCTACGAAGAAGGTCAGCGGGTGATCGCCGGCGCCATCTGCCCGGACTTTTCTTCCTACGCCAGCCAGGACGGGGTCTCGTCACAGGCTGACGGCTGCAGCTGCCACGGGTACAAGCCCATGGGCGGATGGCGCTTCGGCAACACCATCGACGGCACCCAGGCCGAATACGTGCTGGTGCCCGACGCCCAGGCCAATCTGGCCCCGGTGCCTGACGCCCTCACCGACGAACAGGTGCTGATGTGCCCGGACATCATGTCAACCGGCTTTGGCGGCGCAGAAAAGGCCGACATCAAGATTGGCGATATCGTGGCGATCTTCGCCCAAGGCCCCATCGGCCTGTGCGCCACCGCCGGAGCGAAACTGCGCGGTGCAAGCTGCATCATCGTTGTTGACGGTGTCGATTCACGGCTGGAGATCGCCAGGCAGATGGGCGCCGACGTCACGCTGAACTTCAGAAACGTCGATGTGGTGGAGGAAATTCTCAAGATCACCGGCGGCCGTGGTGTGGACGCCGCCATCGAAGCGCTCGGCACCCAGCTCACCTTCGAGCAGTCCCTGCGCGTGCTCAAGCCCGGCGGCACCCTGTCCAGCCTGGGCGTCTACTCACAGGACTTGAGCATCCCTCTAGGCTCCTTCCTCGCCGGCCTGGGCGATCACAAGATCATCACCTCGCTGTGCCCCGGCGGTAAGGAACGCATGCGCCGCCTGCTCAACGTGGTTGCCTCCGGCCGAGTCGATCTCGCTCCACTGGTCACCCACGAATACAAGCTGGACGCCATCGTCGACGCCTACGACCTGTTCGCCAACCAGCGTGACGGCGTATTGAAGATCGCGATCAAGCCGTAA
- a CDS encoding NAD(P)H-binding protein — protein sequence MYLTPQRILLAGATGLTGEHLLDRLLNEPTVECVLAPSRKPLAEHPNLLNPVGPLEQLLPQLSGNFDTAFCCLGSTLKEAGSQEAFRAVDHDLVLQFARRARELGVRHLLVISSLGASSDSSIFYCRVKGEMEDALRAQNWPQLTIVRPSQLLGTRMEVRPVERLTAPLSYLLPGKYRGISACTLARALWRLALEDDKGTRVIESDDLRRLGK from the coding sequence ATGTATCTGACGCCCCAGCGCATTCTGCTTGCCGGCGCCACCGGCCTGACCGGCGAGCACCTGCTTGATCGCCTGCTCAATGAACCCACCGTCGAATGTGTTCTGGCTCCCAGCCGCAAACCACTGGCCGAGCACCCGAACCTGCTCAATCCCGTTGGCCCTCTTGAGCAGTTGCTGCCACAGCTAAGCGGCAACTTCGATACCGCTTTCTGCTGTCTGGGCAGCACGCTCAAGGAAGCCGGGAGCCAGGAAGCCTTCCGCGCCGTCGATCATGACCTGGTACTGCAATTCGCCCGCCGCGCCCGCGAGCTGGGCGTACGTCATCTACTGGTGATCAGCTCACTGGGCGCCAGCTCGGACAGCTCGATCTTCTATTGCCGGGTGAAAGGCGAGATGGAAGACGCCTTACGCGCCCAGAACTGGCCTCAGCTGACCATCGTCCGCCCATCGCAGCTGCTTGGCACGCGCATGGAGGTCAGGCCGGTGGAGCGCCTGACTGCCCCGCTTTCCTATCTGCTGCCGGGCAAATACCGTGGCATCTCGGCCTGCACCCTGGCCCGCGCCCTCTGGCGCCTGGCGCTGGAGGACGACAAGGGCACCCGGGTGATCGAATCGGACGACTTAAGAAGGCTGGGAAAATAA
- a CDS encoding rhodanese-like domain-containing protein: MSVFTSLPLVIEPAQLAERLDAPELILVDLTSAARYAEGHLPGARFVDPKSTQLGQPPAPGLLPDKARLEALFGSLGHRPEAVYVVYDDEGGGWAGRFIWLLDVIGHHRYHYLNGGLHAWLAEGCGLSQDVPTPFEARANLELDSAPSATRDYIESRLGADDLVIWDARSPQEYRGEKALTARAGHIPGAINLEWTAAMDPARAMRIREDIAEQLLALGISPDKEIITHCQTHHRSGFTYLLAKALGYPRVKGYPGSWGEWGNLPDTPIQQ; the protein is encoded by the coding sequence GTGTCCGTCTTCACCTCATTACCTCTGGTCATCGAGCCGGCTCAACTGGCCGAGCGACTGGACGCCCCCGAACTGATCCTCGTCGACCTGACCAGCGCCGCTCGCTATGCCGAAGGGCACCTGCCCGGCGCCCGTTTCGTCGACCCCAAGTCCACCCAGCTCGGCCAGCCACCGGCGCCGGGTTTGCTGCCGGACAAAGCCCGCCTGGAAGCCTTGTTCGGCTCGCTGGGGCACCGCCCAGAAGCCGTCTATGTGGTTTACGACGACGAGGGTGGCGGCTGGGCTGGCCGCTTCATCTGGTTGCTGGACGTTATCGGGCACCATCGCTATCACTACCTCAACGGCGGCCTGCATGCCTGGCTCGCCGAAGGGTGTGGCCTGTCCCAGGATGTGCCCACGCCCTTCGAGGCTCGGGCAAACCTCGAACTCGACAGTGCCCCCAGCGCGACACGCGACTATATAGAAAGCCGCCTCGGCGCCGATGACCTGGTCATCTGGGATGCTCGCTCGCCTCAGGAATACCGAGGCGAGAAGGCCCTGACAGCCCGCGCCGGACACATCCCCGGCGCGATCAATCTCGAATGGACCGCAGCGATGGACCCGGCCCGAGCCATGCGTATTCGCGAGGACATTGCCGAGCAGCTTCTGGCGCTTGGCATCAGCCCCGACAAGGAAATCATCACTCACTGCCAGACGCATCACCGCTCCGGCTTCACTTACCTGTTGGCCAAGGCCCTGGGCTATCCGCGCGTAAAAGGCTATCCAGGCTCTTGGGGCGAGTGGGGCAACCTGCCCGACACACCGATCCAGCAATGA
- the orn gene encoding oligoribonuclease: protein MQNPQNLIWIDLEMTGLDPDNDVIIEMATIVTDSQLNVLAEGPVIAIHQSDEILAGMDEWNTRQHGGSGLTQRVRESRISTEEAEALTLAFLEQWVPKGKSPICGNSICQDRRFLYRRMPTLEAYFHYRNLDVSTLKELAARWAPDVLAGFKKGGTHLALDDIRESIAELRHYREHFIKV from the coding sequence ATGCAAAACCCGCAGAATCTGATCTGGATCGACCTGGAGATGACCGGTCTGGACCCCGATAACGACGTCATCATCGAGATGGCCACCATCGTCACCGACAGCCAGCTCAACGTACTGGCCGAAGGCCCGGTCATCGCCATCCACCAGAGCGATGAGATTCTGGCCGGCATGGATGAGTGGAATACCCGTCAGCACGGTGGCTCCGGCCTGACCCAGCGTGTACGCGAGAGCCGCATCAGCACCGAAGAAGCCGAGGCGCTAACCCTGGCGTTTCTGGAGCAGTGGGTGCCCAAGGGCAAGTCGCCGATCTGCGGCAACAGCATCTGCCAGGACCGGCGCTTCCTCTATCGGCGCATGCCGACGCTGGAGGCCTACTTCCATTACCGAAACCTTGATGTTTCCACTCTCAAGGAGCTGGCCGCACGCTGGGCGCCGGACGTACTTGCGGGCTTCAAGAAGGGCGGTACGCATCTGGCGCTGGACGATATTCGCGAATCCATCGCAGAGCTGCGCCACTACCGCGAGCATTTCATCAAGGTGTGA
- the asd gene encoding archaetidylserine decarboxylase (Phosphatidylserine decarboxylase is synthesized as a single chain precursor. Generation of the pyruvoyl active site from a Ser is coupled to cleavage of a Gly-Ser bond between the larger (beta) and smaller (alpha chains). It is an integral membrane protein.): MKDRLFVLSQYLLPHHLISRLAGCLAECRLPWVKNTFIKWFIRHFKVDMHEAQIEEPTAYEHFNAFFTRALKDGARPLDSTPGAILNPCDGAISQLGKIDQGRIFQAKGHSYSVMELLGGDHARAAPFMGGDFATVYLSPKDYHRVHMPLAGTLREMVYVPGRIFSVNTVTAQGVPELFARNERVVCLFDTERGPMAMVLVGAMIVASVETVWAGLVTPPKRNLKTIRYDEAARAPIHLDKGAEMGRFKLGSTVILLFGPDQVSWAEELSALSPVRMGESLGQCKTVAPPPLAEEVDPAL, from the coding sequence ATGAAAGATCGCTTGTTCGTTCTCAGTCAGTATCTGCTTCCGCATCATCTGATCTCGCGCCTGGCCGGCTGTCTCGCCGAGTGTCGTCTGCCCTGGGTGAAGAACACCTTCATCAAGTGGTTTATCCGGCACTTCAAGGTGGACATGCACGAGGCGCAGATCGAAGAACCGACTGCCTATGAGCATTTCAACGCATTCTTCACCCGCGCCCTGAAAGACGGTGCACGCCCGCTGGACTCTACCCCGGGCGCGATCCTCAACCCTTGCGACGGAGCCATCAGCCAGCTCGGCAAGATCGATCAGGGCCGCATCTTCCAAGCCAAGGGTCACAGCTATAGCGTGATGGAGCTGCTTGGCGGCGATCACGCGCGTGCCGCACCTTTCATGGGCGGCGATTTCGCCACCGTCTACCTTTCACCCAAGGATTACCACCGCGTGCATATGCCGCTGGCCGGTACCCTGCGTGAAATGGTTTACGTGCCCGGGCGCATCTTTTCGGTAAACACCGTGACCGCCCAAGGCGTGCCGGAGCTGTTCGCCCGCAACGAGCGCGTGGTCTGCCTGTTCGATACCGAGCGCGGACCGATGGCCATGGTGCTGGTCGGCGCGATGATCGTGGCCAGCGTCGAGACCGTCTGGGCCGGGCTGGTCACGCCGCCGAAGCGCAACCTCAAGACCATCCGCTACGACGAAGCAGCGCGCGCACCCATTCATCTGGACAAAGGCGCGGAGATGGGTCGCTTCAAGCTCGGCTCAACCGTGATCCTGCTATTCGGGCCGGATCAGGTGAGCTGGGCGGAAGAGCTGTCTGCCCTGTCCCCGGTCCGCATGGGCGAAAGTCTGGGCCAGTGCAAAACGGTGGCTCCGCCGCCGCTCGCGGAGGAAGTCGATCCGGCGCTCTGA
- the rsgA gene encoding small ribosomal subunit biogenesis GTPase RsgA → MAKRQLNRRQNWRIEKIQEERAARAARRESRAVEELEGGDLGPEQTGLVIAHFGVQVEVEAQDGELRGQVFRCHLRANLPALVTGDQVVWRPGNQGIGVIVAQLPRHSELCRPDTRGQLKPVAANVDLIVIVFAPLPEPHANLIDRYLIAAEHAGITPLLLLNKADLIDDRNQGALEELLSVYRTLGYPLLEVSAHEGAGMDALKRRLDGHVSVFVGQSGVGKSSLVNSLLPGVDTRVGALSEMTGKGTHTTTTARLFHFPGGGELIDSPGIREFGLGHVSRADVEAGFIEFNDLLGQCRFRDCKHDREPGCALLKALEEGRIRPQRMASYRYILSGLTE, encoded by the coding sequence ATGGCCAAACGCCAACTCAACCGCCGGCAGAACTGGCGCATCGAGAAAATCCAGGAAGAACGCGCTGCGCGTGCTGCCCGCCGGGAATCGCGCGCGGTTGAGGAGCTGGAAGGTGGCGATCTGGGTCCGGAGCAAACCGGCCTGGTCATCGCCCACTTCGGCGTACAGGTAGAAGTCGAGGCACAGGATGGCGAGCTGCGCGGACAGGTTTTCCGTTGTCATCTGCGGGCCAATCTGCCGGCGCTGGTAACCGGCGACCAGGTGGTCTGGCGCCCCGGCAACCAGGGGATTGGGGTCATCGTGGCCCAGCTGCCACGCCACTCCGAACTCTGCCGTCCCGATACCCGTGGCCAGCTCAAGCCGGTAGCGGCCAACGTCGATCTGATCGTGATCGTCTTTGCGCCGCTACCGGAGCCACACGCCAACCTTATCGATCGGTATCTGATTGCCGCCGAGCACGCCGGCATCACGCCGTTGCTGCTGCTGAACAAGGCCGACCTGATCGATGACAGGAATCAAGGGGCTCTTGAGGAGCTGCTTTCGGTGTATCGCACCCTGGGTTACCCGCTGCTGGAAGTCTCGGCCCATGAGGGTGCCGGAATGGATGCACTGAAGCGGCGGCTCGACGGCCACGTCAGCGTGTTCGTCGGGCAGTCCGGGGTTGGCAAGTCATCGCTGGTCAACAGCCTGCTACCCGGCGTCGACACCCGCGTCGGAGCACTGTCGGAAATGACCGGCAAGGGTACCCACACCACCACCACCGCACGGCTGTTCCACTTTCCCGGCGGCGGCGAGCTGATCGACTCCCCCGGCATCCGCGAGTTTGGTCTTGGCCACGTCAGCCGCGCCGACGTGGAAGCGGGGTTTATCGAGTTCAATGATCTGCTTGGGCAGTGCCGCTTCCGCGACTGCAAGCACGACCGCGAACCGGGCTGCGCCCTGCTCAAGGCCCTCGAAGAAGGCCGTATTCGGCCACAGCGCATGGCCAGCTATCGCTACATCCTCAGCGGGCTGACGGAATAG
- a CDS encoding EAL domain-containing protein, giving the protein MSPQKKTIRLLILEDSQNEAERLVSLFRNAGQATRVHRLTSGEDLAEALQQTWDLLINAPTSDNLDPSEATSTIRKQGKDIPVIQLIDGNDVDAITEALMLGAQAALPQHEDEWLVLVANRELANLEERRARRTAELALREAEKRCQLLLESSVDAIAYVHDGMHIYANRAYLEMFAYEDVEELEGMPMIDLIASCDQVEFKGFLKNYQSIPENSELVCKGVRADGSDFKARMSFSPATYDGEPCIQVVIRAESDSAELAKLREISSQDPVTRLHNRTHFLDLLDQAVARAVGAGQDACLAYIRVDRFASLQADIGLADSDRLLAELANQLRAHFPESAQLARFGDDAFAALLADCTAQQCEQLFNKLLQKVEGHLFEIAGRTVQTTLSIGAASLDEQTTTTRNIIDRAHRCAEELTNGNALHIYNPADELAAAAGRGDILAMVQQALEKNSFRLLFQPIISLRGDNHEHYEVLLRLLDPKGTEVPPGVFLDAAKEAGLATKIDRWVLLNSIKLLAEHRSKGHRTRLFINLSSASLNDPSLLPWLGAALKASRLPGDSLVIQIAESDAVAYLKQAKVLTQGLAGLGLRTALNQFGCTLNPLNTLKHLDAEFIKIDGSYTQDLGRQENQETLKQMLADLHAQSRQTIVPFVDSATVLAALWQAGVGYIQGHYLQGPSQSMDYNFSSDEE; this is encoded by the coding sequence ATGTCCCCGCAAAAGAAAACCATCCGCCTGCTGATCCTCGAAGACTCGCAAAATGAAGCCGAGCGGCTGGTCAGTCTTTTTCGTAATGCCGGCCAGGCCACCCGAGTTCACAGACTTACCTCCGGCGAGGATCTGGCAGAGGCGCTCCAGCAGACCTGGGACCTGCTGATCAACGCCCCGACCAGCGACAACCTTGACCCCAGCGAAGCCACCAGCACGATTCGCAAGCAAGGCAAGGATATCCCCGTCATTCAGTTGATCGATGGCAACGACGTCGATGCCATCACCGAAGCCCTGATGCTCGGCGCCCAGGCCGCACTGCCGCAACACGAGGATGAGTGGCTGGTCCTGGTGGCCAACCGGGAGCTGGCGAACCTGGAAGAGCGTCGCGCCCGTCGCACTGCTGAACTGGCGCTGCGCGAAGCCGAAAAGCGTTGCCAGCTGCTGCTGGAAAGCTCGGTGGACGCCATCGCCTACGTACATGACGGCATGCATATCTACGCTAACCGTGCCTACCTGGAGATGTTCGCCTACGAGGATGTGGAGGAGCTGGAAGGCATGCCGATGATCGATCTGATCGCCAGCTGCGATCAGGTCGAGTTCAAGGGCTTCCTGAAGAACTATCAGAGCATTCCGGAAAACTCCGAGCTGGTGTGCAAGGGTGTTCGCGCCGACGGCAGCGACTTCAAGGCACGCATGAGCTTTTCGCCTGCCACCTATGATGGCGAGCCCTGCATCCAGGTTGTGATCCGCGCCGAAAGCGACAGCGCCGAGCTGGCCAAGCTGCGTGAAATCAGCAGCCAGGACCCGGTCACCCGCCTGCACAACCGTACCCATTTCCTCGACCTGCTTGATCAGGCCGTGGCACGCGCCGTCGGTGCTGGCCAGGATGCTTGCCTGGCCTATATTCGTGTGGATCGCTTCGCCAGTCTGCAGGCCGATATCGGGCTGGCAGACAGCGACCGTCTACTGGCGGAACTGGCCAATCAGCTACGCGCGCATTTCCCCGAGTCAGCCCAGCTCGCACGCTTCGGCGATGACGCCTTCGCCGCCCTGCTGGCCGACTGCACGGCTCAGCAGTGCGAGCAGCTGTTCAACAAATTGCTGCAAAAGGTCGAAGGGCATCTGTTCGAGATCGCCGGACGCACCGTACAGACAACCCTCAGCATCGGCGCTGCCAGCCTCGATGAGCAGACCACCACCACACGCAACATCATCGACCGCGCCCACCGCTGCGCCGAAGAACTGACCAACGGCAACGCACTGCACATCTACAATCCGGCAGACGAACTGGCCGCTGCTGCCGGCCGCGGCGATATCCTTGCCATGGTGCAACAGGCGCTGGAGAAGAACAGTTTCCGCCTGCTGTTCCAGCCGATCATCAGCCTGCGCGGCGATAACCACGAGCACTACGAAGTACTGCTGCGTCTGCTTGACCCGAAAGGCACTGAAGTACCGCCCGGCGTTTTCCTCGATGCTGCGAAGGAAGCCGGATTGGCCACCAAGATCGATCGCTGGGTGCTGCTCAACTCCATCAAGCTGCTCGCCGAACATCGCAGCAAGGGCCACCGCACACGGCTGTTTATCAACCTGTCGAGCGCCAGCCTGAACGATCCGTCCCTGCTGCCATGGCTGGGGGCGGCACTCAAGGCATCGCGCCTGCCAGGGGATTCGCTGGTCATTCAGATCGCCGAGAGCGATGCCGTCGCCTATCTCAAACAGGCCAAGGTACTGACCCAGGGACTTGCCGGACTGGGCTTGCGTACGGCTCTCAATCAGTTCGGCTGCACGCTCAACCCGCTCAATACGCTCAAGCACCTGGACGCCGAGTTCATCAAGATCGATGGCTCCTACACCCAGGATCTGGGTCGTCAGGAAAATCAGGAAACCCTCAAGCAGATGCTTGCCGACCTGCACGCGCAGTCACGGCAGACCATCGTACCCTTCGTCGACAGCGCCACCGTGCTAGCCGCGCTCTGGCAGGCCGGCGTCGGCTATATCCAGGGGCACTACCTGCAAGGCCCCAGCCAATCGATGGACTACAACTTCTCCTCGGACGAGGAATAG
- the motB gene encoding flagellar motor protein MotB, which yields MDNTQPIIVKRVKKVAGGHHGGAWKIALADFMTAMMAFFLVMWLMTSATPEQKRAISGYFQDPIGFTESASPHVIDLGGTPTPSPDRTLHDQPDPAITQQPSTLDADQLESLSEKMERERLEIVLQELQNKVEENPDLTRFKDQILFEITQDGLRIQIVDAENRPMFALGSAQLQPYFEDILLAMADTVRALPNKISISGHTDAKPYAGRGDFGNWELSAGRANAARRTLVAGGYPDEQVARVVGYASSALYDREDPLNPINRRIDILVLTKRAQRSIEGEQSEQTTPPANTPESSGGAAPGQAPAEPLQPPQLRERLNIFEEGVLNFDEQK from the coding sequence ATGGACAATACCCAACCGATCATCGTCAAGCGGGTCAAGAAGGTCGCCGGTGGCCATCATGGCGGCGCCTGGAAGATTGCCCTTGCCGACTTTATGACGGCAATGATGGCCTTTTTCCTGGTGATGTGGCTGATGACCTCGGCCACGCCGGAGCAGAAACGTGCCATCTCCGGCTACTTTCAGGACCCCATCGGTTTTACCGAAAGTGCCAGCCCCCATGTCATCGATCTGGGCGGCACGCCGACGCCGTCCCCGGACCGGACGCTCCATGACCAGCCGGACCCGGCCATCACGCAGCAGCCCTCGACGCTCGACGCCGATCAGTTGGAAAGCCTTTCCGAGAAGATGGAGCGCGAGCGGCTGGAAATCGTGCTGCAGGAACTGCAGAACAAGGTTGAGGAAAACCCCGATCTGACCCGCTTCAAGGACCAGATTCTGTTCGAGATCACCCAGGACGGTTTGCGCATCCAGATCGTGGATGCGGAAAACCGGCCGATGTTCGCCCTCGGCAGCGCCCAGCTGCAGCCATACTTCGAGGATATTCTGTTGGCCATGGCCGACACTGTCCGGGCGCTGCCAAATAAGATCAGTATCAGTGGCCATACCGATGCCAAGCCTTACGCCGGGCGCGGTGATTTTGGCAATTGGGAGCTGTCGGCAGGGCGCGCCAACGCTGCCCGGCGTACCCTTGTCGCAGGCGGTTATCCGGATGAGCAGGTTGCCCGCGTGGTGGGTTATGCCTCATCGGCGCTGTATGACCGCGAGGATCCGCTCAACCCGATCAACCGGCGCATCGACATCCTGGTGCTGACCAAGAGGGCTCAGCGCAGTATCGAAGGCGAGCAGTCCGAGCAGACCACGCCGCCCGCGAACACCCCGGAAAGCTCCGGCGGAGCCGCGCCAGGCCAGGCGCCTGCTGAACCGCTGCAGCCGCCGCAGTTGCGCGAACGGCTGAATATCTTCGAAGAAGGCGTGTTGAACTTCGACGAGCAGAAATAG
- the motA gene encoding flagellar motor stator protein MotA: protein MVKILGIIVVFASVIGGFVLSGGMIGALIHPFEMLIIFGAAFGGFLQANRGSTTKVVFKKSLQMFGSKFSQKYYLEVLGLLYEILNKSRREGMMAIEADIEEPASSPIFSKYPAILKDARMTEYICDYLRIMSSGNMAPHELEGLFDMELSGLKEELEHPSHAVSRVADGLPAMGIVAAVLGIVLTMSILAEADNAMIGMKVGAALVGTFLGILAAYGFVGPLAAALEHDAKEELNLYEGIKATLVASASGMPPTLAVEFGRKTLLPSHRPSFSELEQTVRGS, encoded by the coding sequence ATGGTAAAAATTCTCGGCATCATCGTGGTATTCGCCAGCGTAATCGGCGGATTTGTGCTTTCTGGCGGCATGATCGGCGCACTGATACACCCTTTTGAGATGCTGATCATCTTCGGCGCTGCCTTTGGCGGATTTCTCCAGGCCAACCGTGGCAGCACGACCAAGGTCGTGTTCAAGAAATCGCTGCAGATGTTCGGCTCGAAGTTCAGCCAGAAATACTATCTGGAAGTGCTCGGCCTGCTTTACGAGATCCTCAACAAGAGCCGTCGCGAGGGCATGATGGCCATCGAGGCGGATATCGAGGAGCCTGCCTCAAGCCCGATCTTCAGCAAGTACCCGGCGATTCTCAAGGACGCGCGGATGACCGAGTACATCTGCGATTACCTGCGCATTATGTCTTCCGGCAACATGGCGCCCCATGAGCTTGAAGGCCTGTTTGACATGGAGCTGAGCGGCCTCAAGGAAGAGCTGGAGCATCCCTCTCATGCGGTGAGCAGGGTTGCCGATGGCTTGCCGGCCATGGGTATCGTGGCTGCCGTACTGGGTATTGTCCTGACCATGTCGATTCTTGCTGAGGCCGACAATGCCATGATCGGCATGAAGGTCGGCGCCGCGCTGGTGGGTACCTTCCTTGGTATTCTCGCCGCCTATGGCTTCGTCGGCCCGCTGGCCGCCGCCCTTGAGCATGATGCCAAGGAGGAGCTGAACCTTTACGAAGGCATCAAGGCCACGCTGGTCGCCTCAGCCTCCGGCATGCCGCCGACGCTGGCCGTGGAGTTCGGCCGCAAGACGCTGCTGCCTTCCCATCGTCCGAGCTTTAGCGAACTCGAACAAACCGTGCGCGGTAGCTGA